One genomic window of Etheostoma spectabile isolate EspeVRDwgs_2016 chromosome 5, UIUC_Espe_1.0, whole genome shotgun sequence includes the following:
- the susd1 gene encoding sushi domain-containing protein 1 isoform X5, giving the protein MRRLVSGEVKRARGRHSERMADRNGAMIMAFLLCVIAERRAAEGFTLDVCASCHANATCDDKSDGSGKVCNCNYGFVGNGRTFCQDKDECQIGASKICGQHTTCQNTHGSYYCTCLAGYSPSNNMAIFIPNDGTHCQDIDECMATGLCGEGGQCRNLEGSFDCSCRLGHRVHNGAEPFHPHRDKASCKEVDCGSPPALPHSHMLWNKRSRMGTEVLYQCNSGYHNVGKGNVSICTAAGQWERPSVLCQETLCGSPPIIESTEQVWDSNSTPGSTVLYVCKDGFYNQGGDNVSICNENAQWTPPTLLCQEMLCGDPPILPYTGQVWNGSSTPGSTVIYYCKIGFYHNEGNNISLCTVGGYWTKPNISCKEVHCGVPQPIPHSIMLWDKISTVGSQVVYQCNSGYRSVGEGNVSVCTASGEWDEASLLCQEINCQEPVFKPHAKTLWDGTSHIGSVVFYQCEEGYKTRSLLNYSVCGENGLWEDIDLWCEAKCGPVPFLTKSEVVWHNRSVVIHRCVDGYHSWRGSNISVCRSSGAWQLATMRCIGIKPAVNHLFVLNEKCLHWRAEKYEEDTEVYKVTYIGSRDYQRSFHDRRKWFLSSKADHLELCLNLLPVTNYSISITAMSSRFTATINTTTSLPVPPAPIVHYREFETPLPTLRLRRSPNTLDPISLYQVFVLPVEGIMMFDCSSPASSDPSGKKKSPTEYITAQIDVRHVGTEMNFTVGDGLYYGGFFNAPLENGRNYYITLRSISQWKSALKCSCVLWAKVRGTSYVLRVSSLSAAATIGLVAFVLLVGDSFTWCRRWYTSVYYPPC; this is encoded by the exons ATGAGGAGGTTAGTGTCTGGTGAAGTAAAGAGAGCGAGAGGAAGACACTCAGAGAGGATGGCCGATAGAAACGGAGCAATGATCATGGCTTTTCTGCTCTGTGTCATTGCAG AAAGGAGAGCAGCAGAAGGCTTCACTCTGGACGTGTGTGCCTCCTGCCACGCTAACGCCACATGTGACGATAAGTCAGACGGCTCTGGCAAAGTTTGTAACTGCAATTACGGGTTTGTTGGAAATGGGAGAACCTTCTGTCAAG ataaaGATGAGTGTCAGATAGGAGCCAGTAAGATCTGTGGGCAACACACCACTTGCCAGAACACACATGGCAGCTACTACTGTACCTGCCTGGCTGGATACAGCCCTTCAAACAACATGGCCATCTTCATCCCAAATGATGGAACCCACTGCCAGG ACATTGATGAGTGCATGGCCACAGGCCTGTGTGGAGAGGGAGGTCAGTGCAGGAATCTTGAGGGCAGTTTTGACTGCAGTTGCCGGCTGGGACATCGAGTCCACAATGGAGCGGAGCCCTTCCATCCTCACAGAGACAAAGCTTCCTGCAAAG AGGTTGACTGTGGCTCGCCCCCTGCCCTACCTCACTCTCACATGCTGTGGAATAAGAGGTCAAGAATGGGCACCGAGGTGCTTTACCAGTGTAACTCTGGATATCATAATGTTGGAAAGGGCAATGTTTCCATCTGTACCGCTGCTGGACAGTGGGAGAGGCCGTCCGTGCTCTGTCAAG AGACCTTGTGTGGAAGTCCCCCTATAATTGAATCCACTGAGCAGGTGTGGGACAGTAATTCAACTCCTGGCAGCACTGTGCTCTATGTTTGTAAAGATGGCTTTTATAACCAAGGAGGAGATAACGTATCAATCTGTAATGAAAACGCTCAGTGGACCCCCCCAACTCTGTTGTGCCAAG AGATGTTATGTGGGGACCCTCCTATACTGCCCTATACTGGGCAGGTGTGGAATGGCAGCTCCACCCCTGGAAGCACTGTGATCTATTACTGTAAAATCGGATTTTATCACAATGAAGGAAATAACATATCATTGTGCACAGTTGGTGGTTACTGGACAAAACCAAACATCTCATGCAAAG AGGTTCACTGTGGTGTGCCCCAACCCATCCCACATTCAATCATGCTGTGGGATAAAATCTCTACTGTGGGCTCTCAGGTTGTTTATCAGTGTAACTCTGGATATCGCAGTGTTGGAGAGGGAAATGTTTCAGTTTGTACTGCCAGTGGAGAATGGGATGAAGCCTCCCTGCTCTGTCAAG AAATCAATTGTCAAGAGCCTGTTTTTAAACCTCATGCTAAAACGCTTTGGGACGGCACATCACACATTGGCAGTGTGGTGTTTTACCAATGTGAGGAAGGCTATAAGACCAGGAGCCTACTAAACTACTCAGTATGTGGAGAGAATGGACTGTGGGAGGATATTGATCTATGGTGTGAAG CCAAATGTGGTCCGGTTCCCTTCCTTACCAAATCCGAGGTGGTGTGGCATAACAGGAGCGTTGTGATCCACCGCTGTGTGGATGGATATCACAGCTGGAGAGGCAGCAACATCTCTGTGTGCCGCAGCTCTGGGGCGTGGCAGTTAGCTACAATGAGATGCATAG GAATTAAGCCAGCTGTCAATCACTTATTTGTCCTTAATGAAAAATGTCTGCACTGGAGAGCAGAGAAGTATGAGGAGGATACAGAAGTATATAAG GTGACATACATAGGATCCAGAGACTACCAGAGATCCTTTCATGACAGAAGGAAGTGGTTTCTGAGCTCTAAGGCTGACCATCTGGAACTCTGTCTGAACCTGCTTCCAGTCACAAACTACAGCATCTCCATCACTGCAATGTCTTCCAGATTCACAGCCACCATCAACACTACCACCAGTTTACCAG TGCCTCCAGCTCCAATTGTCCACTACAGAGAATTTGAGACTCCTTTACCAACGTTGAGGCTACGCAGATCACCGAACACACTGGACCCAATAAG TTTGTACCAGGTGTTTGTGCTTCCTGTAGAGGGGATTATGATGTTTGACTGTTCCTCTCCTGCGAGCTCAGACCCCTCAGGCAAAAAAAAGTCCCCCACAGAGTACATCACTGCCCAGATAGATGTCAGACATGTCGGCACAGAGATGAACTTTACTGTGGGAGATGGACTCTACTATGGAGGCTTCTTTAATGCACCATTGGAGAATGGCAGGAACTATTACATCACCTTACGATCCATCAGTCAGTGGAAATCG GCTTTAAAATGTTCCTGTGTCCTGTGGGCTAAAGTAAGAG GTACATCCTATGTTCTGAgggtctcctctctgtctgctgctGCAACAATAGGACTGGTTGCCTTCGTCCTTTTGGTTGGAGACAGTTTCACCTGGTGTAGAAGATGGTACACTTCAGTATATTACCCACCCTGTTAA
- the susd1 gene encoding sushi domain-containing protein 1 isoform X1, which produces MRRLVSGEVKRARGRHSERMADRNGAMIMAFLLCVIAERRAAEGFTLDVCASCHANATCDDKSDGSGKVCNCNYGFVGNGRTFCQDKDECQIGASKICGQHTTCQNTHGSYYCTCLAGYSPSNNMAIFIPNDGTHCQDIDECMATGLCGEGGQCRNLEGSFDCSCRLGHRVHNGAEPFHPHRDKASCKEVDCGSPPALPHSHMLWNKRSRMGTEVLYQCNSGYHNVGKGNVSICTAAGQWERPSVLCQETLCGSPPIIESTEQVWDSNSTPGSTVLYVCKDGFYNQGGDNVSICNENAQWTPPTLLCQEMLCGDPPILPYTGQVWNGSSTPGSTVIYYCKIGFYHNEGNNISLCTVGGYWTKPNISCKEVHCGVPQPIPHSIMLWDKISTVGSQVVYQCNSGYRSVGEGNVSVCTASGEWDEASLLCQEINCQEPVFKPHAKTLWDGTSHIGSVVFYQCEEGYKTRSLLNYSVCGENGLWEDIDLWCEEVSCGPPLTLPDTNLLWDRTSRPGSVVLYECMDGFYQESGNNISTCLLSGQWREVSVKCKAKCGPVPFLTKSEVVWHNRSVVIHRCVDGYHSWRGSNISVCRSSGAWQLATMRCIGIKPAVNHLFVLNEKCLHWRAEKYEEDTEVYKVTYIGSRDYQRSFHDRRKWFLSSKADHLELCLNLLPVTNYSISITAMSSRFTATINTTTSLPVPPAPIVHYREFETPLPTLRLRRSPNTLDPISLYQVFVLPVEGIMMFDCSSPASSDPSGKKKSPTEYITAQIDVRHVGTEMNFTVGDGLYYGGFFNAPLENGRNYYITLRSISQWKSALKCSCVLWAKVRGTSYVLRVSSLSAAATIGLVAFVLLVGDSFTWCRRWYTSVYYPPC; this is translated from the exons ATGAGGAGGTTAGTGTCTGGTGAAGTAAAGAGAGCGAGAGGAAGACACTCAGAGAGGATGGCCGATAGAAACGGAGCAATGATCATGGCTTTTCTGCTCTGTGTCATTGCAG AAAGGAGAGCAGCAGAAGGCTTCACTCTGGACGTGTGTGCCTCCTGCCACGCTAACGCCACATGTGACGATAAGTCAGACGGCTCTGGCAAAGTTTGTAACTGCAATTACGGGTTTGTTGGAAATGGGAGAACCTTCTGTCAAG ataaaGATGAGTGTCAGATAGGAGCCAGTAAGATCTGTGGGCAACACACCACTTGCCAGAACACACATGGCAGCTACTACTGTACCTGCCTGGCTGGATACAGCCCTTCAAACAACATGGCCATCTTCATCCCAAATGATGGAACCCACTGCCAGG ACATTGATGAGTGCATGGCCACAGGCCTGTGTGGAGAGGGAGGTCAGTGCAGGAATCTTGAGGGCAGTTTTGACTGCAGTTGCCGGCTGGGACATCGAGTCCACAATGGAGCGGAGCCCTTCCATCCTCACAGAGACAAAGCTTCCTGCAAAG AGGTTGACTGTGGCTCGCCCCCTGCCCTACCTCACTCTCACATGCTGTGGAATAAGAGGTCAAGAATGGGCACCGAGGTGCTTTACCAGTGTAACTCTGGATATCATAATGTTGGAAAGGGCAATGTTTCCATCTGTACCGCTGCTGGACAGTGGGAGAGGCCGTCCGTGCTCTGTCAAG AGACCTTGTGTGGAAGTCCCCCTATAATTGAATCCACTGAGCAGGTGTGGGACAGTAATTCAACTCCTGGCAGCACTGTGCTCTATGTTTGTAAAGATGGCTTTTATAACCAAGGAGGAGATAACGTATCAATCTGTAATGAAAACGCTCAGTGGACCCCCCCAACTCTGTTGTGCCAAG AGATGTTATGTGGGGACCCTCCTATACTGCCCTATACTGGGCAGGTGTGGAATGGCAGCTCCACCCCTGGAAGCACTGTGATCTATTACTGTAAAATCGGATTTTATCACAATGAAGGAAATAACATATCATTGTGCACAGTTGGTGGTTACTGGACAAAACCAAACATCTCATGCAAAG AGGTTCACTGTGGTGTGCCCCAACCCATCCCACATTCAATCATGCTGTGGGATAAAATCTCTACTGTGGGCTCTCAGGTTGTTTATCAGTGTAACTCTGGATATCGCAGTGTTGGAGAGGGAAATGTTTCAGTTTGTACTGCCAGTGGAGAATGGGATGAAGCCTCCCTGCTCTGTCAAG AAATCAATTGTCAAGAGCCTGTTTTTAAACCTCATGCTAAAACGCTTTGGGACGGCACATCACACATTGGCAGTGTGGTGTTTTACCAATGTGAGGAAGGCTATAAGACCAGGAGCCTACTAAACTACTCAGTATGTGGAGAGAATGGACTGTGGGAGGATATTGATCTATGGTGTGAAG AAGTAAGCTGTGGCCCCCCACTAACCCTCCCTGATACTAACCTCCTGTGGGATCGCACCAGTAGACCGGGCAGTGTGGTGCTGTATGAGTGCATGGATGGATTTTACCAGGAGAGTGGAAATAATATTTCAACATGTTTACTATCAGGACAGTGGAGGGAAGTATCTGTAAAGTGCAAAG CCAAATGTGGTCCGGTTCCCTTCCTTACCAAATCCGAGGTGGTGTGGCATAACAGGAGCGTTGTGATCCACCGCTGTGTGGATGGATATCACAGCTGGAGAGGCAGCAACATCTCTGTGTGCCGCAGCTCTGGGGCGTGGCAGTTAGCTACAATGAGATGCATAG GAATTAAGCCAGCTGTCAATCACTTATTTGTCCTTAATGAAAAATGTCTGCACTGGAGAGCAGAGAAGTATGAGGAGGATACAGAAGTATATAAG GTGACATACATAGGATCCAGAGACTACCAGAGATCCTTTCATGACAGAAGGAAGTGGTTTCTGAGCTCTAAGGCTGACCATCTGGAACTCTGTCTGAACCTGCTTCCAGTCACAAACTACAGCATCTCCATCACTGCAATGTCTTCCAGATTCACAGCCACCATCAACACTACCACCAGTTTACCAG TGCCTCCAGCTCCAATTGTCCACTACAGAGAATTTGAGACTCCTTTACCAACGTTGAGGCTACGCAGATCACCGAACACACTGGACCCAATAAG TTTGTACCAGGTGTTTGTGCTTCCTGTAGAGGGGATTATGATGTTTGACTGTTCCTCTCCTGCGAGCTCAGACCCCTCAGGCAAAAAAAAGTCCCCCACAGAGTACATCACTGCCCAGATAGATGTCAGACATGTCGGCACAGAGATGAACTTTACTGTGGGAGATGGACTCTACTATGGAGGCTTCTTTAATGCACCATTGGAGAATGGCAGGAACTATTACATCACCTTACGATCCATCAGTCAGTGGAAATCG GCTTTAAAATGTTCCTGTGTCCTGTGGGCTAAAGTAAGAG GTACATCCTATGTTCTGAgggtctcctctctgtctgctgctGCAACAATAGGACTGGTTGCCTTCGTCCTTTTGGTTGGAGACAGTTTCACCTGGTGTAGAAGATGGTACACTTCAGTATATTACCCACCCTGTTAA